aaaaaaaattcaaaaaatttttttggttgaagaaagtaaaaaaaatatattaattaaaaaacaaattttttatttatttgattctttttttttacatgaaacaataaaactgtttataataaattttgaaaaacttaacatttattataacttataacttaCTATTTAAGCAGTTCAATGGATCATTTTCtgaattgtaaaataaaattttcaagtataaataaattcaatacgCTGTAGTTAAAAcacgaatttatttatttacaaacaaATACAACCAAAACTTATTGCATTGCAAATCAAATTCAATAcgtcaaaaaattacaaggaATGTTTTGTTCAATAAAgcatatgaaattttttttatcagtttacGTTATGTTGGTCCTCTAAATTTAATGAAAGTTTGATAATGATTCACAATAAATGACTAACACAGCAAGCATTGATTCAGTTATTTATACGGGACGTTAGAATGCCAAGAACAGTCATAAATATACATAACtttcagttcttaattataatcattaaataaCTTCCAAGTGTTCAAATAATATATGCAGATCAATCCATACAAGAAGTGATAACAGaataaatatgtcaaaaatatgtaaatctatttaattaattctttagaCCATTGTCgaatggatttttaatttctgtaaaatgatctgaatttttttttcgattttatgCAAAGCTTTGTgtctacaaaaaagtttttttcaattcttcaTGATTTCTTTGACATACAGATagtgtatttataatatttaattttttaatttactgcAAAAATGTTTCAGTATAAAATTAGCATTGTAACCTTTACTCCGCTTTTTTTACACCTTTCAAGTGCAgacataaatttaaatgtataCTTCGGATAGATGCagtataaaagttattctggatttttattattttaaattaatttataaatatgagtttagtagtaaaaataaatatctgtttgagcaaaaaaatattttttgtttactgtaaaacttaaaaattgcacttatgatgtTTAAATCTCATTCATGTctcaaatattcattatttttcggAAAAGTCTCAAGAAGACCTCAAACACTTCGGTCTACGAGTAAAGTCTCATTTCGCTCTTAAtccaaatattttgaaatgagAAGTAAATTAGATATATAATGTGGAACTTAGAAATATTTCCACATTTATAcacttagaaaaattttctcttttgATAGAAGGTATAatttgaaacttagaaatattttcttctaacgatgtaaaaatttgtataaaagtacggtattatttatgttgaattttattatttatggtaTTATTTATGtcgaattttattattatatatttttagtttacttgaaatattatattttatgcttTTTCTAGTTCTTACTTGAGACAGAGTAGAAACTcaatttaagttttttcaCTCATAATAAAAATCTCCAATGTACATCtttataagaaatatataatagagttcaattaaaatatctttcaaaaagttatctatgtaaaaggataaaaaaaaaaattatagattagATGATTGTATATCAAAAGGCGAAGATTCGAcaaagattttaaattattctaatataaattttggaTCTTAGCTtgtcacttaaaattattgagacttaaaaattagttaataagaaagtgtactaaatatttgtacTGACTAATGACAACagtgatttaaaataattaaataattattaattctaatatagattatttgaCATATACAGTATATATCACAGTGATATTTAGGTATCATTACTCTTGTATTAATAATTGCACCTGTTcgattaataatttcataaattttaaataaactttccACGTTCATTTATTTCCTCATTGTTGTCTAGAGTTATTAGATAATATTTTGTCGCACgtacaaaaataatgattctttaaaataattatgcaatttttgaattacaatgacatgaaaaaattaataatcatttcatttctttgattttttttttataattcgcAAGAAATAGCTTCAACGTAATACTATCTAGTTACAAGAGtatatattgaaataacaaaataaatgaaaatataagtTTTGTTTCTGTATGTAAGCATATTGAagcttgtaaaaataattaatttcattcacCAGTAGATTCTTTGATATTGCAAGTATTTATATCCAGCGAGTATATATCTAAATTCTCGGTTATAACAATCCGTTTATCATTAATCAAAGAACCGTTTGTATTATTAGAGTAAATTTTATGAACACTGTCAAAGTGTTTAGAAATATCAGTcttagaataaaatatttgattacaATATTCACAACTCAGTACTTTATGTACCTGATGTActttaatatgtttaattaGTTCAGACTtttgtgaaaatattttatcacaaaTAGTGCAGGTAAATAGTTTGATACCAGTATGAGTACGTTCATGAATAGTCAATGCGCCTTTACGTGTGAAACTTTTATTACACTGTTGACATGTATGAGGTCGTACTTCAGAATGAACTTTCATATGCTGACTAAGATTACTCGAGCATCTATATTGCATATTACATATTTTACATACGTAAGGGCGTTCGCCAGTGTGTATTCTTTCGTGGATAAGACGCGCTTCTTTTGTAACGAACGCTTCATCGCAGAATTGACACGTGTGTGGCCTTTCCGTTGAATGTATTGATTTAGTATGGTATTTTAATGAACTTTTGTTCGCTAATTTTTTTCCGCATATGTCACATTCAACTCGCGGCTGTGTACCATTGTGCGTACGCTCATGATTCAACAATGCAGCGCGTTTTGAAAATGCTCTTGAACATATTTTACACTGGTATATTTCTTTGtcattgcatttttttttaatactttcaaGTATATCATTTTCGGTGTGCTCTTTCCGATGTAATTTTAACTCGCTCATTGATTTAAAGCTGCTTTCACATAcctgaaaatatattatttccattattataattatagaatttaatttaattaactcaaAATTGACAGGCATTGTTTGATTATTTAGTcagttaattgataaataatttaattaaataaaattattactcaTCTATGGActcataatttaattagtgTAAAAAGCAGtctaaatatcaaaaaattcttaataaatatttgaagaaACTATATACTTTCTgatttaaataactttattacttaattaattaaacttcagatagactgaaaaaaataattacttcattgaaaattgataacaaatttaattttaaattatgttataatttattattgaagtatatattaaattgaattaattaaaaacataaaGGTAATTTCATTGACATAATGAGGAAGAATAttccaattaattaatagttgtTAAATTCCATTAACTATAAAGGTTACATAATACGATTACTTTTAGTCGAATTAGCAATAATTCTCtttagaaaaaatgataatttggAAAATACTTACGCTACAAGTGTACATCCCATCATTTTTAGCGTGCCTTTTCATGTGTGTATTCATATTACTTCTGCGATTGAATGATACTCCGCAGATAGGACAAGTGTGTTTATTTAAACCATGCGAAAGTCGGTGTTGTCGCAATTGGATTCTTTTGGAAAAGGCTTTTTCACATTGTTCACATTTGTTCGGCTTATCACCATTATGTTGATTTATATGCTCTTTCAAATGAAAtctatagaaaatataaattcaaattaaaattacaattcaaCTCTGTATAATTATGTTCAGTACTTGAATCAGGACATCTATtcatatttatctttcgaAACTGATACTGGAAaagttttatgtttatttgaataaattaaactgCAGATAATATGAATTTTGTTACATAAAACGGtttcaaattgaaaatttttgtgcaTCACTTCATGAATCAAATTCAACAAAACTcaatcataaaatataaactcgaaaaataatttaatttcaaaattacatttatgagccttttaaacaatttagtttaattaattgattaattttttttttttaatattaactctaatgatataataattataaaaataaatgtgtaTTAACCTTGATCTAAAAGCATTTCCACATATTTCACAATTGTGCCTTTTTTTCATAGCAACATCTAAATGTGTACGTTTGTGTCctcttaaattattagaatgcTTAAAACTTTTACCACAAAGATCACAGAGATACGGTTTATCTTGACGATGCGTAGCCTCATGAACATCAAGGCTTGACCGTTTTTCATAAACTTTGTCACAAATTCCGCACTTAAATAGCATTTGCAGTCCGCTATGTTTTTCGGAAATATGATTTTGCAGATCTTTTCGATTGAAAAATGACGATGAACAATGTCCGCATTTGCGTTCTTGATCTGGATAAGTTGTTCTCGTATGATATAAGTcatgtattaataaatcttcttctttgttaaataaatccTTACACTTTTTACATCTAAACGCTGGAGAAccattttgattattatacAACGCATTAGTGTCTTCAAATGTTTGCTCACCGttgaatatattttcaacaatatcACGTTTATCATTTCTGCTACTTAAACTTATTTGCGCCGGTGATTGCTGTTGGTCATTTTCCATAATTAAACTTTCAACATTATTTTCAACAACTGGACTGTTTGGTGTATTGTTTGCGGACTCGAGCGATGTTAATGgttctaataataaattatttaaatctgaTTGAAGTACATACTTAAAACGATCATCTAATTTTGTTGGTGTGTCATTTGGACATTGTATTACTGTTTGATTAACTTGTGCTGTTGATATATTACTAGATAGTACAGATATATTACTAGATTTATCTTTGTTTGTTATTGCTGCTAAATCATCAACTGTTGAAACTGTTGAATCCATACacatttcattgtttatttctATTTCGTGTAATGAGATTAATTCACGATATCTATCTTCATCATTAAactgaaattaataaacaaaacatttttattttttttatattctgtGATGAGTTGCTAAATAAaccttgaaattattaattttgagaataattaataataaacgaCAAGATAATTTGgcataaattaaaagttaataatttataatacaaaattgaGAATATCTAGAGTTGTGAACCGCAGAGGGCTGCGAAGAAAATCAATACTTGAGTTTAGTAAATAgaattcttattattttaaaaatattatatgtcACGAAATTagagataattttaaatataacacATAATCTTTTAAcatcttaatattaatgaaacttaacaattgaataatcctataaaatatataattacgCTGTTCATccattactaaaaattaaaatgattaatgatttaataaataatttgaattttaccGATTACTGTTAtacaatatttcacaagtttTCTTCTGAAATATTCAACATTAATTTgccataattaaaaaaaaaatcgaccaATGATATTTAATTCTTGATTACTGATTAgtataatcattaataattttttaccaaatgATTTATGTGAGcccattattttaaataatcagtGCAGCCAATCTAATACTcgaaatgataattaaattgatataaaaaatataagagcTATTACggctcaaaaatttattacttgtaATGGTTGTAAGTAGTCCAATGAATTACCtgaaactattaaaaatcaaaatacgGTTTCtagtttgtaattaaataaattgatatctAAATATtctatgtaaattttaaattgtgacCAAAATAGCTAAcgcaaaagaaaaaaaaaacattattactACTTCAGCTAAGATTATAACTATCAAGACTTAAAAAAAGTTGTAAAAAGATACAATTGTActaatctatactaataaatggagagccggtttttttgcccggttatactgcgtaaactactgaaccgatcggaataatacttataccataagatgcagcgtgcttcggagaaggttttagtatatgatatggtggtgattacttatccggaacctatatttttttgacttagaaataatcaatttttattgtaatttaatttattctattcgattgtcatttgtttaaaataaattttttaattctattggttatgttaaatactaggcagatttcttcattTATGAGACCtgaaatttctttaactgaaactttcaatgctcattaaaaattttttttttcatatcaattattattcatttttgtaagaaagacacgggaatgttataatgattgcacattgaaaatTACTATGAATATCatctagaataattacatggataaaaggtgcatgccaattcggcagaatttggaatctttgcaagtcaaaacaatactctaattaaatttcaagtctagatctaaaaacgcaattctataaagcgcccagcggagcgggcgagtaatagctagtaataaaaatatatggaTAAGCTCACCTTAATAGGAAGATTAAGATATTTTCTTAATCTAATTTCAGTTTGCAAGGACGTAATAACTAAAGAATGagaaatttctaatttatcATAGCAATCAGCGCACATTTTGAGCGGCATTGACTCACTAGGATCAATAGATATTGGCAAatgtaaatgtattttatcaaTTGTCTTCAAGTTAATTTGCTTATCAGAAAGTATGTCAATACCATCGCTAATTGATTGGCCACATAGTCTACATAAACTGCTGTATCTTACTCCAATGTCATCATTACCATCACCGTCGTCCTCATACtgtccaatatttatatttatattgcagtaattgtttaaattactATCACCGCTATCAATAGACGAAACATTACTactaatttcattaatatggCTGCTTGTGGAATGTAAATCGTTGGTATAAACAGTGTCTCTAAAATTGGTTGACGAACAATCGTTTACATTATTGATACAATTGTTTAATTGCATTGTGTTGATAATATCATCATTTGATCCTGATGTAGTAGgtgtatattttttcaagtcGTGGTAATGTGAATCCGATActgagtcattatttaattgtaattgatGGTGAAATAATGTCGGTACAGCACCTTCTGTTAATATTATGCGATCTGTTTTACTTATGAAGTAACGATCTTCAATGTGATTTGAGcatatgtaataattattgtgcAACTCTATGCTtgatttgattaataaatctGGCCTGCCGCAATTGTGGGCCCAAACTGTGGAcctaattggaaaaaaattattttaattaattaataaataaataataactttgatagaagataaaaaatcagAATTTGAAgagtattaataaattattattttatttatgacttTATTCACTTAAGTagcattgtaattttttttataaaaaaaatatcagtaagaaaaataaattataaaaaaataacgtagtataataaataatattaaaagattacattgttaataatctttaaaaattatgattgtttcaattttaacaactgaagcaaaaaaaaaaaacaatgtcagaagataaattacttttaatatcataagttaattttatataaagtttctttccttgaattttttgaaaccaTGAATCTTTATTGAAtatacttaaatttattatgaataaaaataaaatgttatcaaaaataaatagagaaaaataaatatttggttaattaaattaagataatAAATCTTACATTTCATTGTTAGGGAagctgataaaaataatatcacttGAATCTTCATTTTTAGATGAATATTTACATGTACTTGCTGCACAAACaactttcatttttataataatgataacaataataattgttattaataattacataaaaaataatacatatcaaaatatttcTATGTAAGCACGATATAAATCAGTTTTCtttctgaataaaattatatttttaatttattttaaacaaaaaatatttataataacaataacaataataacaattattaattaatgatataattaaagtattaataTCTTGAACACAACAATTGCAGGTATTAGAgtactaaaataatttgttaatataaaataaaactgttGAATATGTTTGATGATAAcattggaaaaataaaaataatgaaaagtcaaaaaatatttttggaataGCACAACTGTCAAGTAGTTTATAAAAACACCACAGTATTGTTATGACATTAGTATTGTAATTACTGTGTATGTACAAGAAAAATATCACACGTACAAACGACATACACAAttgtgtataaatatttattacacttGCGCTCTCTACTCTGTTTTAACgggaagtattttttgtagCGGTAATTTCAAATGATAatagttattatattatttaaatgaaattttatataaaatattgagaatttaatttgttttatgaGTATGAACATATTAAGaataaatcatcaattatttttagttatttttctcaatattttcatgataatttttaagattaaatcgATTACACATTTAAgttgttttcaaaataaatcaataaaatactaaagtttttttttaatattcacaCATTCACATTAAAGAATAAGTTgtcaatgttttttaatttttctctaatAATTATGGAAAAATAGTTATCGAAAATTCCACCATAAAATAGTGGCGTTAAACGCAATCTATTTGTATCGTTTACTCTCTTACACACAACAGctgttcaataattattatctctATCTGTCTCGCTCTGACGTTACTGACATTCGTGACACTGTAGTACTGTAGTAAGTACCTCCTGGTCCTTGTGGACTACTATGGTTATGACTGAGTCAGTACACAGTACAGTAAGTTGAATTGCAGTAGTCTTTGGAGTGTCTTTTTCAACCTAacctattttattatattattagttATTGCTTTATATACCTACTAAGACTACTTTTGTAATATCAATGATAAAACagaataaaatagaaaatacatTAGATCGTGATATGTGATGGCTCCGTCAATGCCCAATTTTCGTGTAAATATCAATCGTTTTATTAATGATTCtctattatttcaatatttaataatattatttggagtatttaatttatcgttGTGTCTCTACGAGGATCAAGTTGGAAAATTTGATTGg
This genomic interval from Cotesia glomerata isolate CgM1 linkage group LG1, MPM_Cglom_v2.3, whole genome shotgun sequence contains the following:
- the LOC123275400 gene encoding zinc finger and SCAN domain-containing protein 2-like isoform X1, with translation MKVVCAASTCKYSSKNEDSSDIIFISFPNNEMSTVWAHNCGRPDLLIKSSIELHNNYYICSNHIEDRYFISKTDRIILTEGAVPTLFHHQLQLNNDSVSDSHYHDLKKYTPTTSGSNDDIINTMQLNNCINNVNDCSSTNFRDTVYTNDLHSTSSHINEISSNVSSIDSGDSNLNNYCNININIGQYEDDGDGNDDIGVRYSSLCRLCGQSISDGIDILSDKQINLKTIDKIHLHLPISIDPSESMPLKMCADCYDKLEISHSLVITSLQTEIRLRKYLNLPIKFNDEDRYRELISLHEIEINNEMCMDSTVSTVDDLAAITNKDKSSNISVLSSNISTAQVNQTVIQCPNDTPTKLDDRFKYVLQSDLNNLLLEPLTSLESANNTPNSPVVENNVESLIMENDQQQSPAQISLSSRNDKRDIVENIFNGEQTFEDTNALYNNQNGSPAFRCKKCKDLFNKEEDLLIHDLYHTRTTYPDQERKCGHCSSSFFNRKDLQNHISEKHSGLQMLFKCGICDKVYEKRSSLDVHEATHRQDKPYLCDLCGKSFKHSNNLRGHKRTHLDVAMKKRHNCEICGNAFRSRFHLKEHINQHNGDKPNKCEQCEKAFSKRIQLRQHRLSHGLNKHTCPICGVSFNRRSNMNTHMKRHAKNDGMYTCSVCESSFKSMSELKLHRKEHTENDILESIKKKCNDKEIYQCKICSRAFSKRAALLNHERTHNGTQPRVECDICGKKLANKSSLKYHTKSIHSTERPHTCQFCDEAFVTKEARLIHERIHTGERPYVCKICNMQYRCSSNLSQHMKVHSEVRPHTCQQCNKSFTRKGALTIHERTHTGIKLFTCTICDKIFSQKSELIKHIKVHQVHKVLSCEYCNQIFYSKTDISKHFDSVHKIYSNNTNGSLINDKRIVITENLDIYSLDINTCNIKESTGE
- the LOC123275400 gene encoding zinc finger protein 436-like isoform X4; this encodes MKVVCAASTCKYSSKNEDSSDIIFISFPNNEMSTVWAHNCGRPDLLIKSSIELHNNYYICSNHIEDRYFISKTDRIILTEGAVPTLFHHQLQLNNDSVSDSHYHDLKKYTPTTSGSNDDIINTMQLNNCINNVNDCSSTNFRDTVYTNDLHSTSSHINEISSNVSSIDSGDSNLNNYCNININIGQYEDDGDGNDDIGVRYSSLCRLCGQSISDGIDILSDKQINLKTIDKIHLHLPISIDPSESMPLKMCADCYDKLEISHSLVITSLQTEIRLRKYLNLPIKFNDEDRYRELISLHEIEINNEMCMDSTVSTVDDLAAITNKDKSSNISVLSSNISTAQVNQTVIQCPNDTPTKLDDRFKYVLQSDLNNLLLEPLTSLESANNTPNSPVVENNVESLIMENDQQQSPAQISLSSRNDKRDIVENIFNGEQTFEDTNALYNNQNGSPAFRCKKYQERKCGHCSSSFFNRKDLQNHISEKHSGLQMLFKCGICDKVYEKRSSLDVHEATHRQDKPYLCDLCGKSFKHSNNLRGHKRTHLDVAMKKRHNCEICGNAFRSRFHLKEHINQHNGDKPNKCEQCEKAFSKRIQLRQHRLSHGLNKHTCPICGVSFNRRSNMNTHMKRHAKNDGMYTCSVCESSFKSMSELKLHRKEHTENDILESIKKKCNDKEIYQCKICSRAFSKRAALLNHERTHNGTQPRVECDICGKKLANKSSLKYHTKSIHSTERPHTCQFCDEAFVTKEARLIHERIHTGERPYVCKICNMQYRCSSNLSQHMKVHSEVRPHTCQQCNKSFTRKGALTIHERTHTGIKLFTCTICDKIFSQKSELIKHIKVHQVHKVLSCEYCNQIFYSKTDISKHFDSVHKIYSNNTNGSLINDKRIVITENLDIYSLDINTCNIKESTGE
- the LOC123275400 gene encoding zinc finger protein 813-like isoform X5, yielding MKVVCAASTCKYSSKNEDSSDIIFISFPNNEMSTVWAHNCGRPDLLIKSSIELHNNYYICSNHIEDRYFISKTDRIILTEGAVPTLFHHQLQLNNDSVSDSHYHDLKKYTPTTSGSNDDIINTMQLNNCINNVNDCSSTNFRDTVYTNDLHSTSSHINEISSNVSSIDSGDSNLNNYCNININIGQYEDDGDGNDDIGVRYSSLCRLCGQSISDGIDILSDKQINLKTIDKIHLHLPISIDPSESMPLKMCADCYDKLEISHSLVITSLQTEIRLRKYLNLPIKFNDEDRYRELISLHEIEINNEMCMDSTVSTVDDLAAITNKDKSSNISVLSSNISTAQVNQTVIQCPNDTPTKLDDRFKYVLQSDLNNLLLEPLTSLESANNTPNSPVVENNVESLIMENDQQQSPAQISLSSRNDKRDIVENIFNAFRCKKYQERKCGHCSSSFFNRKDLQNHISEKHSGLQMLFKCGICDKVYEKRSSLDVHEATHRQDKPYLCDLCGKSFKHSNNLRGHKRTHLDVAMKKRHNCEICGNAFRSRFHLKEHINQHNGDKPNKCEQCEKAFSKRIQLRQHRLSHGLNKHTCPICGVSFNRRSNMNTHMKRHAKNDGMYTCSVCESSFKSMSELKLHRKEHTENDILESIKKKCNDKEIYQCKICSRAFSKRAALLNHERTHNGTQPRVECDICGKKLANKSSLKYHTKSIHSTERPHTCQFCDEAFVTKEARLIHERIHTGERPYVCKICNMQYRCSSNLSQHMKVHSEVRPHTCQQCNKSFTRKGALTIHERTHTGIKLFTCTICDKIFSQKSELIKHIKVHQVHKVLSCEYCNQIFYSKTDISKHFDSVHKIYSNNTNGSLINDKRIVITENLDIYSLDINTCNIKESTGE
- the LOC123275400 gene encoding zinc finger protein 615-like isoform X3, which encodes MKVVCAASTCKYSSKNEDSSDIIFISFPNNEMSTVWAHNCGRPDLLIKSSIELHNNYYICSNHIEDRYFISKTDRIILTEGAVPTLFHHQLQLNNDSVSDSHYHDLKKYTPTTSGSNDDIINTMQLNNCINNVNDCSSTNFRDTVYTNDLHSTSSHINEISSNVSSIDSGDSNLNNYCNININIGQYEDDGDGNDDIGVRYSSLCRLCGQSISDGIDILSDKQINLKTIDKIHLHLPISIDPSESMPLKMCADCYDKLEISHSLVITSLQTEIRLRKYLNLPIKFNDEDRYRELISLHEIEINNEMCMDSTVSTVDDLAAITNKDKSSNISVLSSNISTAQVNQTVIQCPNDTPTKLDDRFKYVLQSDLNNLLLEPLTSLESANNTPNSPVVENNVESLIMENDQQQSPAQISLSSRNDKRDIVENIFNAFRCKKCKDLFNKEEDLLIHDLYHTRTTYPDQERKCGHCSSSFFNRKDLQNHISEKHSGLQMLFKCGICDKVYEKRSSLDVHEATHRQDKPYLCDLCGKSFKHSNNLRGHKRTHLDVAMKKRHNCEICGNAFRSRFHLKEHINQHNGDKPNKCEQCEKAFSKRIQLRQHRLSHGLNKHTCPICGVSFNRRSNMNTHMKRHAKNDGMYTCSVCESSFKSMSELKLHRKEHTENDILESIKKKCNDKEIYQCKICSRAFSKRAALLNHERTHNGTQPRVECDICGKKLANKSSLKYHTKSIHSTERPHTCQFCDEAFVTKEARLIHERIHTGERPYVCKICNMQYRCSSNLSQHMKVHSEVRPHTCQQCNKSFTRKGALTIHERTHTGIKLFTCTICDKIFSQKSELIKHIKVHQVHKVLSCEYCNQIFYSKTDISKHFDSVHKIYSNNTNGSLINDKRIVITENLDIYSLDINTCNIKESTGE
- the LOC123275400 gene encoding zinc finger and SCAN domain-containing protein 2-like isoform X2, with protein sequence MKVVCAASTCKYSSKNEDSSDIIFISFPNNEMSTVWAHNCGRPDLLIKSSIELHNNYYICSNHIEDRYFISKTDRIILTEGAVPTLFHHQLKKYTPTTSGSNDDIINTMQLNNCINNVNDCSSTNFRDTVYTNDLHSTSSHINEISSNVSSIDSGDSNLNNYCNININIGQYEDDGDGNDDIGVRYSSLCRLCGQSISDGIDILSDKQINLKTIDKIHLHLPISIDPSESMPLKMCADCYDKLEISHSLVITSLQTEIRLRKYLNLPIKFNDEDRYRELISLHEIEINNEMCMDSTVSTVDDLAAITNKDKSSNISVLSSNISTAQVNQTVIQCPNDTPTKLDDRFKYVLQSDLNNLLLEPLTSLESANNTPNSPVVENNVESLIMENDQQQSPAQISLSSRNDKRDIVENIFNGEQTFEDTNALYNNQNGSPAFRCKKCKDLFNKEEDLLIHDLYHTRTTYPDQERKCGHCSSSFFNRKDLQNHISEKHSGLQMLFKCGICDKVYEKRSSLDVHEATHRQDKPYLCDLCGKSFKHSNNLRGHKRTHLDVAMKKRHNCEICGNAFRSRFHLKEHINQHNGDKPNKCEQCEKAFSKRIQLRQHRLSHGLNKHTCPICGVSFNRRSNMNTHMKRHAKNDGMYTCSVCESSFKSMSELKLHRKEHTENDILESIKKKCNDKEIYQCKICSRAFSKRAALLNHERTHNGTQPRVECDICGKKLANKSSLKYHTKSIHSTERPHTCQFCDEAFVTKEARLIHERIHTGERPYVCKICNMQYRCSSNLSQHMKVHSEVRPHTCQQCNKSFTRKGALTIHERTHTGIKLFTCTICDKIFSQKSELIKHIKVHQVHKVLSCEYCNQIFYSKTDISKHFDSVHKIYSNNTNGSLINDKRIVITENLDIYSLDINTCNIKESTGE